TTATGGCCGCGTCAAGACGCTGGTCGCCTATACCAACGGCCTCGCAATCTTCCTGGTGGCGTTGTGGATCTGCTACGAGGCGTGGCGGCGCTTCCAGGCGCCGCTACCGGTGCTCGGCGGGCCGATGCTTGTGGTCGCGGCGCTGGGCCTGGCTGTCAATGTCGCGGGCTTCGTGATCCTGCATGGCGGCGACCGCGGAAGCCTCAACATGCGCGGTGCGCTCCTGCATGTGCTGGGCGATATTTTGGGATCGCTGGCCGCCATCGTCGCGGCGCTGGTGATCCTGGCAACCGGCTGGACGCCGATCGATCCCATCCTGTCGGTGTTGGTGGCCGTTCTGATCCCGTCGACGGCCTGGAACCTGATGCGGGCGGCCGCACATGTATTGCTGGAGGGAACGCCGGCGGGACTCGACCGCGACGCCATCGTCAACGACCTCCAGGACAATGTGCCCGGCGTGCGCGAGGTTCATCACGTGCATTTGTGGTCCATCGACGGGGCCCGCAACATGGCGACGCTGCATGCCAGCCTGAAGGACGGCGTGGACGCGCATGTCGCCGTCGACGCCATAAAAAGCCGCCTGCGTGCCGGGCACGACATCAGCCATGCGACCGTGGAAATCGAATTCGACCGCCGCGCCGAGGACGGCCGCCCGCGAGAGGCCGTGCGTGGCGTCTCACCGCAGCCCAGGCACCTGCATTGAACGGCAGGCTGTGCTAACGAGACGTCGACAAACGGAAACCGAGACCCGGGATCGGACCCACCATGGACCGCGAAAGCAAGCGCTCGGCCATCGCCGCGCTGTCGATCATGCTTCTGTTCGGCGTGACGGCCTTCTATCTTCCAACGATCATGCTAGCGATCGGCAATATCTCGACGGTGCTGGCCGGCATTGTCGCGGTGCTGTTCGTGGCGGCCTTCTTCCTCGTGTTCTGGCTGCGCAGCCGCGCCCAGCGGCGAAAGGGAAACTGATATGCGCGTGCTGATCACCGGTGCGGCCGGTATGATCGGCCGCAAGCTCACGACG
The genomic region above belongs to Mesorhizobium terrae and contains:
- a CDS encoding cation diffusion facilitator family transporter codes for the protein MGYDHSHDHGSYSQDHDAGGHDLGAADKKRVLAAAVLTGGFMVAEVIGGLLTGSLALLADAGHMLTDAIALGLAWYAFHLGERPANGRHTYGYGRVKTLVAYTNGLAIFLVALWICYEAWRRFQAPLPVLGGPMLVVAALGLAVNVAGFVILHGGDRGSLNMRGALLHVLGDILGSLAAIVAALVILATGWTPIDPILSVLVAVLIPSTAWNLMRAAAHVLLEGTPAGLDRDAIVNDLQDNVPGVREVHHVHLWSIDGARNMATLHASLKDGVDAHVAVDAIKSRLRAGHDISHATVEIEFDRRAEDGRPREAVRGVSPQPRHLH